In Nocardioides sp. JQ2195, a genomic segment contains:
- a CDS encoding NUDIX domain-containing protein, which yields MGRLPKRQRVAAYAVIIRGDRILLSRLAPRVSRTPLWTLPGGGLDHGEDPRQAVIREIHEETGLAAVVSEQARVYSLHNPRATHNEQRADYHALRIVFEGWVPVDAPEPHVVEVDGSTIEAKWVPLADVASGATPVTSLVHEALDEHRPFAVQRVAAYGLIRRGGAVLLTRLSERAFHTGAWTLPGGGVDHGERPADALVREIREECGVECEVGALRDVHDVQFAGTAPSGRHEDFHGVHLIFDAVVTDEAEPRVVEVDGTTDAVAWVPVGDVESGRVEVLEVVRHALAL from the coding sequence ATGGGTCGACTTCCGAAACGGCAGCGGGTCGCGGCGTACGCCGTGATCATCCGGGGCGACCGCATCCTGCTGTCCCGACTGGCCCCACGGGTCTCGCGGACGCCGCTGTGGACCCTGCCCGGCGGCGGCCTGGACCACGGCGAGGACCCGCGGCAGGCGGTGATCCGGGAGATCCACGAGGAGACCGGCCTGGCGGCCGTGGTCTCCGAGCAGGCACGGGTCTACTCGTTGCACAACCCCAGGGCCACGCACAACGAGCAGCGTGCCGACTACCACGCGCTGCGCATCGTCTTCGAGGGCTGGGTCCCCGTCGATGCGCCCGAGCCACACGTGGTGGAGGTGGACGGTTCCACGATCGAGGCGAAGTGGGTGCCGCTCGCCGACGTCGCCAGCGGAGCCACCCCGGTCACCAGCCTGGTCCACGAGGCGCTCGACGAGCACCGGCCCTTCGCAGTGCAGCGAGTGGCGGCGTACGGCCTGATCCGGCGCGGTGGAGCCGTGCTGCTGACCCGGCTCTCCGAGCGGGCCTTCCACACGGGTGCCTGGACCCTGCCCGGGGGCGGCGTGGACCACGGCGAGCGGCCGGCCGACGCGCTGGTCAGGGAGATCCGCGAGGAGTGCGGGGTGGAGTGCGAGGTCGGCGCCCTGCGCGACGTGCACGACGTGCAGTTCGCGGGGACGGCGCCCAGCGGGAGGCACGAGGACTTCCACGGCGTGCACCTCATCTTCGACGCCGTGGTCACCGACGAGGCAGAGCCCCGGGTGGTCGAGGTCGACGGGACCACCGACGCCGTGGCGTGGGTCCCGGTCGGCGATGTCGAGTCTGGCAGGGTGGAGGTCCTCGAGGTCGTGCGTCACGCCCTCGCCCTCTGA
- a CDS encoding DUF1648 domain-containing protein encodes MIWFFRVSVLAYVVALVVAAFAYPEQVPVHFDATGAGDRFQPRGVAVLSMAGAGLGLAVLLALFIRVFARGSLKHLNIPHKSWWTQPENSDRLRRMLANDLAWIGGCTMTLMTCMLAITIKVADDAKPSMGTFGWVTLFGFLIAVTGQVVFMYTSRYRPENP; translated from the coding sequence GTGATCTGGTTCTTCCGAGTCTCGGTGCTGGCCTACGTCGTCGCGCTCGTCGTGGCTGCCTTCGCCTATCCGGAGCAGGTGCCCGTGCACTTCGACGCCACCGGCGCCGGGGACCGCTTCCAGCCCCGCGGAGTCGCCGTGCTCAGCATGGCCGGAGCCGGTCTGGGGCTGGCCGTGCTCCTCGCACTGTTCATCCGGGTGTTCGCCCGCGGCTCCCTGAAGCACCTCAACATCCCCCACAAGTCCTGGTGGACTCAGCCCGAGAACTCCGACCGACTGCGTCGCATGCTGGCCAACGACCTGGCCTGGATCGGCGGCTGCACGATGACGCTGATGACCTGCATGCTGGCGATCACCATCAAGGTCGCCGACGACGCGAAGCCGTCGATGGGCACCTTCGGGTGGGTGACGCTCTTCGGGTTCCTCATCGCGGTGACCGGACAGGTGGTCTTCATGTACACCTCGCGCTACCGACCCGAGAACCCGTGA
- a CDS encoding hydroxyacid-oxoacid transhydrogenase produces MVAETVFTYGAPALKFGSGSSTEIGHDLEQYDAHRVLLVTDPGVAATGHPARIAEQIAAAGIEVVVFEDAHVEPTDESLAGAVEFGRSEGPFDAYVAVGGGSAIDTAKAVNLLGSNDGELMDYINAPVGRALSPAHPLKPLIAVPTTTGTGSESTTICVLDVLSLKVKTGISHPRLRPTMAVIDPALTLTQPPMVTAAAGMDILCHALESWTARWYADFPAKQAAERVPYCGANPIADVWSEKALSLLAGAFRTAVHHGDDVVAREQMALAATFAGMGFGNAGVHIPHANAYPIAGRVRDFRPEGYPQDEAMVPHGMAVALTAPEAFRFTFEASPERHLAAARLLDPAADTSAGPDTLPTVLNTLMRDIGLPNGLAEVGYGNADVEDLVDGTLKQQRLLATAPREATADDLAAIFTSSMEHW; encoded by the coding sequence ATGGTGGCTGAGACAGTCTTCACCTACGGAGCGCCCGCGCTGAAGTTCGGCAGCGGGTCCTCCACAGAGATCGGTCATGACCTCGAGCAGTACGACGCCCACCGGGTGCTGCTGGTCACCGACCCGGGCGTCGCCGCCACCGGTCACCCGGCCCGCATCGCCGAGCAGATCGCCGCGGCCGGCATCGAGGTGGTCGTCTTCGAGGACGCCCACGTCGAGCCGACCGACGAGAGCCTGGCCGGCGCGGTGGAGTTCGGCCGGTCGGAGGGCCCGTTCGACGCCTACGTCGCGGTGGGCGGTGGCTCCGCCATCGACACCGCCAAGGCAGTCAACCTGCTCGGCAGCAACGACGGCGAGCTGATGGACTACATCAACGCCCCGGTCGGCCGGGCCCTGTCGCCGGCCCACCCGCTCAAGCCACTGATCGCGGTGCCGACGACCACCGGCACCGGCAGTGAGAGCACCACGATCTGCGTCCTCGACGTGCTCTCCCTCAAGGTCAAGACAGGGATCAGCCATCCGCGGCTGCGTCCCACGATGGCGGTCATCGACCCCGCCCTCACCCTCACCCAACCGCCGATGGTCACCGCCGCCGCCGGCATGGACATCCTGTGCCACGCCCTGGAGAGCTGGACCGCCCGCTGGTACGCCGACTTCCCGGCCAAGCAGGCCGCCGAGCGCGTCCCCTACTGCGGGGCCAACCCGATCGCGGACGTGTGGTCGGAGAAGGCGCTGTCACTGCTGGCCGGAGCGTTCCGCACTGCCGTGCACCACGGGGACGACGTCGTCGCGCGGGAGCAGATGGCGTTGGCTGCGACGTTTGCCGGCATGGGGTTCGGCAACGCCGGGGTGCACATCCCGCACGCCAACGCCTACCCGATCGCGGGCCGGGTGCGTGACTTCCGGCCGGAGGGATATCCGCAGGACGAGGCGATGGTGCCCCACGGCATGGCGGTCGCGCTCACCGCCCCCGAGGCCTTCCGGTTCACCTTCGAGGCCTCGCCGGAGCGTCACCTCGCCGCCGCGCGCCTGCTCGACCCGGCCGCCGACACGTCGGCCGGTCCCGACACCCTCCCCACCGTCCTCAACACCCTGATGCGCGACATCGGCCTGCCGAACGGCCTCGCCGAGGTCGGCTACGGCAACGCCGACGTGGAGGACCTGGTCGACGGCACCCTCAAGCAGCAGCGCCTGCTCGCCACGGCTCCCCGTGAGGCCACGGCTGACGACCTGGCCGCCATCTTCACCAGCTCGATGGAGCACTGGTGA